The following coding sequences are from one Capsicum annuum cultivar UCD-10X-F1 chromosome 3, UCD10Xv1.1, whole genome shotgun sequence window:
- the LOC107861923 gene encoding 1-aminocyclopropane-1-carboxylate oxidase 5 produces MVDFSLHLCFFLFIKRLRTTLRVKRNKENIMASFDIPTIDFSPLFSTDENNQEKKQAMEQIGEACVNYGFFQITSHGIPLELLSRTMDMYETFFACSDEEKLSLPHNYMKSKQNSAETWEHLVFNFSSSGFDFCPDNPPHFKQVLEEMASHFTKLGVLLEGIISECLGLPPDFLANYKSDRSPNSLMGLHYFPATEDENTGKPAHEDPGCFTIVYQDELGGLQVQKDDQWIPIAPCKDKLVVNIGDVIQVLSNNKFKSATHRVIRPRELNRYSCAVFYNVHGDKWIEPLTRFTKEIGESPKYRRFRFREYLQLRLRNRTHPPDRPEDLIHITHYSISN; encoded by the exons ATGGTTGACTTTTCTTTACACCTATgcttttttttgtttataaagaGGTTGAGAACAACATTGAGAGTCAAGAGAAATAAGGAAAACATCATGGCTAGTTTTGATATTCCAACTAttgatttttctccattatttagCACAGACGAAAACAATCAAGAGAAAAAGCAGGCTATGGAGCAAATTGGAGAAGCTTGCGTTAACTATGGTTTCTTCCAGATTACGAGTCACGGAATTCCTTTGGAGTTGTTGAGCAGAACCATGGATATGTATGAGACTTTCTTTGCTTGTTCAGATGAAGAAAAACTCTCTCTACCTCATAATTATATGAAAAGCAAACAGAATTCAGCTGAGACTTGGGAGCATTTGGTGTTTAATTTTTCATCCTCTGGCTTTGATTTCTGCCCCGACAATCCACCTCATTTCAA GCAAGTATTGGAGGAGATGGCTTCCCATTTCACAAAATTAGGAGTTTTGTTGGAGGGAATCATAAGTGAGTGCCTGGGCCTCCCTCCTGACTTCCTAGCAAACTACAAAAGTGATCGGTCTCCGAATTCGTTGATGGGCCTCCACTACTTTCCAGCAACAGAAGATGAGAACACAGGAAAACCCGCACACGAAGATCCTGGCTGCTTCACCATTGTCTACCAGGATGAACTTGGAGGCCTTCAGGTACAAAAAGATGACCAGTGGATTCCGATTGCGCCTTGCAAAGACAAACTAGTTGTTAACATTGGTGATGTGATTCAG GTGCTAAGCAACAATAAGTTCAAGAGTGCAACTCACAGGGTTATCAGACCAAGAGAATTAAACCGTTACTCGTGCGCGGTTTTCTATAACGTGCATGGAGACAAATGGATTGAGCCATTGACACGGTTCACTAAGGAAATTGGAGAGTCACCCAAGTACAGACGATTCCGCTTCAGAGAATATTTGCAGCTGAGGCTTAGAAACAGGACTCATCCTCCGGACAGACCTGAAGATCTCATCCATATAACCCACTACTCAATTTCTAATTAG